The Mustela nigripes isolate SB6536 chromosome 4, MUSNIG.SB6536, whole genome shotgun sequence genome includes a window with the following:
- the CCDC201 gene encoding coiled-coil domain-containing protein 201 has translation MAGRRRRDLKKLEAMVERERQWEIRLLQDIEEATQHELTVEDDCPSVLGPGAEALWSTHLSLTDLSGPPSVRPSANPSPPQDLLRSLHS, from the exons ATGGCTGGAAGGAGGAGACGGGACCTGAAGAAGCTGGAGGCTATG GTGGAGCGCGAGAGGCAGTGGGAAATCCGCCTACTTCAGGACATCGAGGAGGCCACCCAGCACGAGCTCACCGTGGAGGATGACTGCCCCTCGGTGCTGGGACCAGGGGCTGAGGCCCTCTGGAGCACCCACCTCAGCCTCACCGACTTGTCTGGCCCTCCATCCGTACGGCCTTCTGCaaaccccagccctccccaggacTTGCTCAGGTCCCTGCACAGTTAA